The genome window CACCAGTTATTTTTGACTTAAAGGTTTTACAGGATGTGGTGGAGAATTAACACCATTATAGACTTATTATAATTGGGCCTATTTTCATAAAAGGCTCAAATGTTCTGTTAATTTAGGTGTATATGAATGATGTATTGTAATTTGATGTTCTTTATTCTTTGCTaaggtgtttctaatatttagtCTGCACCCACTGATTTGGAGCTTTGCGACCTTTCATGAAATAAAACTTGATAAAAGTAGTAATGCACCTGTAGCCAGGACATTACATGGAAGACTAACAGGCAATTCTCTGCACAACCTTTATTATGGACACTGACACATGGTGTGATACATTTGAAATCAGGATCTGAACAGTGATGAAATAAGTATGTTTAGTTGGATTTTGAAATCTATTTGGTGTTTGCTATTTTTAATCACTATACTACAAAGttcatctgctttgtttttttagcaaGGGCCAAGTGattgctgccctctgctggttcCTACAGTATATGAGTGCATGCCGTGAGAACATAACCATATGCAGAGAAACTGTTGCTGGTCTCCTGCATGCTGGTCACCAACATATATAAACAGTACTGATCAGGCACCAAATTGCAGCACTGGagaaaagcatgtttttttttttattaagtgtaCAAAACAAGTGCAAAAATAGTGATTCGTAAGAGCTACACAAAGTATGAGTTGCCCTTCAAAAGTACAGTCAGAGAAGACAAGTATAAATGCAATACTTGAAGTGCtattcaaagaataaaaagagatcGATGGTGCAGTGTTGCGCTGTAGAAAAGATTGCAAAACATGGACTTGATTCACAGCATCTGATAATTACTAAGTGCAAGCTGTTGAAACAAATGCCAAATTCATCAGCATTCTCCCTTTCAAACTAAGCACAGTGCAAAGATTTTAACAAGGAAGGACCTCTATAAATGACATTCATTCTAATACAGCAAATCAAATGGATAACTTTGGCCCATACGCTAATAATACTTCCTggtctgtgcacacacacatttgcacagaagtcacagctattttttttttttttccaaacttaCAACTAAGccaaagaaaatgtcacaattcagtggaagaagaggagctaTATTTAGCAGGTCAGAAAtgtgttaacatgttaataCCTTGCCTAACCTGTGATGCATGCAATGTAAGTACCTAGTTTATTGTTAATGTGTGAACCTAAGGAACACTGACATGTATGAAAGAGGAAACCTAAGTTTTTGCTGTAGGAGGAGGCTACACTACCAATAACAGCAGCTAACAACAGCTCAGCAAACAGCCAGGTACAACTGCTACTCTGGCACTGATATGTGACACAAGATATTAAACGTTGACAATGATAAGCCTAACTGGAAGGAAGGCATCTTGGGTTGTGGTGCAAATCAACAGCAAAGGCACACAGCTTGTGGATTTAGGGTATCTGATCCCtaaacactgcacaaacacacaaaccttgCACAGAGTAAGCCTAGGTTGTAATTCACCAGACATTGTGGCCACACATCCCCATGTTTGCCATTTACAGAATGGTGCACTtgggcttcttcttcttctcaggcTCTTTTTTGGTTGGCTCCACTTTCTGGCGTTTATAGTAGCTGGAGAAGCAGGCTGCGGTGCAGATGGGCTCTCTGAGGCTGAGAAGCCACCTCCCTTCGCCATAGTAGGTCAGCGACCCGAGCTCCATCTCCTCGACTGGCTCCCCCTGCTGGCCTTCCTTCTGCAGGGCCAGGATTTCGAGCAGATCCAGACCTGTTTGAACTGCCTTGACACCCTCTGCACACCCCAGAGTAATGTGGGCGCGGCTTCCCAGAGGCAGGGAGGCAGCTGCGGGGACAACAGACTCTGCCTCCTTTTCAGCATCGGTTGGCCACAGCAGAAGCTGCTCCTCAGTGAGGGACACTCTGGCACCAACAGTGCGAGGAGTGACAAAGAGAGCAGTGAGAGACAGCTCAGTCGTAGAACCGTAGAAATCTTTAACAGCCTggagagcagaaagaaaaaaaagattaaatataacattaacattagatAACCAAATATCTGCTTGTAAAATTTTACAAGCAAACAAATGAGGTTTCTCACAGGCGTCAGTGCATAGTCTTTGGCACCCTCTGCTTTTCCATAGTCACAGAATTTTGTAGTGCAATGGAGGGGTCCTTTGGCTTCAAAGTACTGCTCCAGATCCACTTCCTTCTCAGCTTTACCAGTGACTGTGGAAACATCATTTAAACCTTAGtcatttaatacagtagccaatATTTTATACATTCATTTGCTTCTCAGTCATGCATTGAACTCTCCAACACCTGAAACAACTTTCAATACTCACAGTCACTCAAGTGTTTCTTGAAGGCGTCCAAGGTGTCCAGTGTTTTCACAAACTCCATTGATGTACATTTCACTTTCTCCTGGACAGAGGCAAAAAGGAACCAGCCAAAGTAGGAAGGAATAAACGTTTCCTCCAACTGAACTTTCATGGTTTCCAATTGGGCCTCATTCAGCCCACGCTTGTTTTTCTTCGCCAGTTGTGCTGGATCTCCACGCCATTCGGTAAGTGGCTCCAGGAAGACAGCAACAAGATTGTGTTCCTTTGCAATCCCCTCCAGGTGGGCCAGCCGGTCCTGGGTGTGGTTGGTGTCATCCACTACTATCAGCAAAGAGGAAGCTGTGCCTGCACTGCAGCAGGCCACAAGCGCCTCATCCAGAGCCTTGTATCCATCCGCAGACGATCCTGGATCCTCTGGTTTCACTCCATGGTCATCAGCGCAGATGACAGTGCAGATATCTTTGTATGAATCAGCAATAGCACGTGCCAAGAAGCTTTTACCGCTTCCTGGGAGGCCTCTAAGGATCACAAGGGTACGAGAGGTACACAGGACGTCTTTGGTCTGCTGTTTATCCAGGAGGGGAAAGGACAGGGAGCCAGACGCAGGGACAGTGTCCTCTTCCTTCTTAGGTTCAGCATCACTCTGCTCAGATTCTGGTGCTTTCTCCGAGGAAACTGCCACAACCTTCTTGACATCTACAGGACtttcctctcccccctcctttGTAGACTCAGCTGCCACGTTATTTGTCGCCTCCTCCCCTTTGGCAACTTGTTCTGCCCCAGTCTCCATAGTGGCCTGCAGTTCTGACTGCGCTTGCCCTGACACTT of Anabas testudineus chromosome 8, fAnaTes1.2, whole genome shotgun sequence contains these proteins:
- the cnp gene encoding 2',3'-cyclic-nucleotide 3'-phosphodiesterase, whose translation is MDTEKSDKVVDVLETPPQDQTAMEKEAVSKLEAPEASTEPGKPQAADEEPKQSALNSNDKEVVNLKETEELIVTENVVKKTDVESEDGLPKEKSETAPVSVAPPELDESSEKISHPVSALDTEPKNILPEQQPVSKNDPEPLPMKMHLADSAPEPEPEKQAESVPQAEIQEQTLPKPTTLQQSGDTQPPSQEDKVSGQAQSELQATMETGAEQVAKGEEATNNVAAESTKEGGEESPVDVKKVVAVSSEKAPESEQSDAEPKKEEDTVPASGSLSFPLLDKQQTKDVLCTSRTLVILRGLPGSGKSFLARAIADSYKDICTVICADDHGVKPEDPGSSADGYKALDEALVACCSAGTASSLLIVVDDTNHTQDRLAHLEGIAKEHNLVAVFLEPLTEWRGDPAQLAKKNKRGLNEAQLETMKVQLEETFIPSYFGWFLFASVQEKVKCTSMEFVKTLDTLDAFKKHLSDFTGKAEKEVDLEQYFEAKGPLHCTTKFCDYGKAEGAKDYALTPAVKDFYGSTTELSLTALFVTPRTVGARVSLTEEQLLLWPTDAEKEAESVVPAAASLPLGSRAHITLGCAEGVKAVQTGLDLLEILALQKEGQQGEPVEEMELGSLTYYGEGRWLLSLREPICTAACFSSYYKRQKVEPTKKEPEKKKKPKCTIL